The Brumimicrobium sp. genomic interval TTCTGTTCTGAATACTTAGCAGCCATTTCTCGAATCCAGGAAGAAGAAGTTGGTCTGCAATCAGCATCTGTAAATAAAAGGTTTTCATATTTAGCCCCTTTTACTCCAAGGGTGATAGGCAATTTCTTTCCATACATTAAATGCGTACTATCCTGAATGTCAATAATTCTTAAATTAGGATAACGTTTTTCAAAATCTTTGAGAATGTATAATGTACTATCCCTCGATTGATGGTTAATTACAATTACTTCAAATTCGGGGTAATTTTGCTCTAAAATAGCTGGAAGAAATTCTTGCAAATTCTCTTCTTCATTTTTTGCTGCAATAATCACACTAATAGGAGGTAAAGTTTCATTATTTTTTTCTTTATGAATTACAATTCTCAAATAGAAGAAAAGCAACCAAAATAATTGCACAAATACTAACAACCACACCACGTAGTTCCCTACACTTTGATTTAAATCTGAAAAATCAGGAAAGATTTCCATTCGTTTACTTTTATACAAAGATGGGAACTTGATTAAATACAATTATCTTTGTGCCTTTCATTTTTTCAACATATTTATGCACTTTGAATTAATTCATCAAAATAAAGACACAAAAGCAAGAGCGGGAAAACTTGTAACAGATCACGGAGTGATTGAAACGCCAATCTTTATGCCAGTAGGAACAGTGGGGTCTGTAAAAGGCGTTCATCAATTTGAAGTAGAGAACGAAATTAAAGCTCAAATAATTTTAGGTAACACCTACCATTTGTTTTTGCGCCCCAGAACTGATATTTTAGAAGCAGCTGGAGGTTTACACCAATTTATAAACTGGAATAAGCCAATCTTAACAGATAGTGGTGGTTATCAAGTATATTCCATGTCTAGCAGTCGAAAAATCAACGAAGAAGGAGTGAAATTCCAATCCATTGTTGATGGTAGTTATCATTTTTTTACACCTGAAAGAGCCATTGACATTCAACGTTCTATTGGAGGCGATATTATCATGGCTTTTGATGAGTGTACTCCTTTCCCTTGTGACTATCAATACGCAAAAGATTCGATGAAAATGACACACCGTTGGTTAGATAGATGCGTGCAACGCATGAAAGAAACTGAACCTAAATATGGATATGAACAAACTCTTTTCCCTATCGTTCAAGGAAGTGTTTATAAAGATTTAAGAGAAGAATCTGCCAAGTATATAGCTGATACTGAAGCTATCGGAAATGCAATAGGAGGATTGTCTGTCGGTGAACCAGAAGAACAGATGTATGAATTTACCGAAATAGTGTGTGACATCCTTCCAAAAGAAAGACCTCGCTATCTAATGGGTGTAGGAACTCCAGTTAACTTATTAGAAGGAATCTCTCTTGGGATCGATATGTTTGATTGCGTGATGCCCACACGTAATGCGCGCCATGGCATGTTATTCACTTCCCAAGGTATCATTAATATCAAGAATAAAAAATGGGAAAAAGATTTCTCACCTTTAGATCCAAACGGAACTTCATTGGTTGATCAGTTTTATACTAAAGCCTATCTTCACCATTTGGTGAAAGCAAAAGAAAACTTAGCCATACAAATCGCCTCGATACATAATCTAGCATTCTATTTAGCTTTAGTTAAAGAAGCTAGGGAAAGAATATTAAATGATACATTTGGTGAGTGGAAAAAACAAAAAGTGAAGATTTTAGCGGAAAGATTGTAAATTTGGATATTAGATTTCTATATGCTATTGAAATGATTATGTAAAATAGATGCTCAAGATTTTAGATCGGTATATTATTAAAAAGTATTTAGTTACATTCTTCTTTATGTTGGGTGTAATTATGTTATTAGCTATGGTCTTTGATTTAGCAGAACGACTTACTGAATTTCTAGAGAAAGGCGCCTCAATCAAAGCGATAATTTTTGAATACTACCTCAATTTTGTCATTTATTTTGGAAATTTATTTTCTCCTCTTATTGTATTTGTTTCCGTAATCTGGTTTACTGCCAAATTAGCTCAGAACACCGAAATAATCCCCATGTTAAATAGTGGACGCCCTTTCAGAAGAATCTTGCGCCCCTACATGATTGGTGCTACCATTCTCATGTTAATTTCTCTCTTACTCAATCACTACGTATTACCCATTTCCAATAGAGCAAGATTGGCTTTCGAAGAAGATTATTATAGAAATATCCGAACTGTTAATGATTATTTTGCTGAGTATCCTGGGCATCAAATTGTTTATTTTGATTCCTATCGATCTGACATGAACAGAGCGTTAGGCTTTATTATTGAGCAACGTGATGAAAAGGATAATTTAATATCTATTTTAAAAGCAAGTGAAGCTATCAATACAGACAGCACAAATTCATGGAAATTAATCGGTTATCACATCCGATACATAGGGAATCCAAATGACAAACTAGTTTATCCTGAAATCTCTGGGCAAGAATTAGATACTGTATTTCCCTTTAAACTCAATGACATGGCTCAACGTGAATCTGTAGCTATGACGATGGGATATAAAGAACTTAAAGAATTTATTCGAAAAGAGAAACTAAAAGGATCTGCAGAAATCCCCTTCTATGAGATAGAACTTTATCAACGTACTTCCTTTCCTTTTGCCACGTATGTACTTACATTAATTGGCATGGCTGTCTCTTCCAAAAAGTCCAGAGGAGGAATAGGGGCAAATATTGCCGTAGGGCTATTCTTGGCTTTTACCTTTATTTTTGCAATGAAAGTGTTTACTGTTGCCGCAGAGAATGTTGGATTCCCTGCTTTCATTGCCGTCTGGATTCCTAATATCATTTTTGGCATACTCGGACTTTTCTTATATCGCTTGGCTCCAAAATAGTGTTTGTAACCTTTTCTTCACTCATCTCTCTAATTGTGAAAACAATTAATATGAAAACAACATTTACACTTCTGATTTTGCTTATTTCACTAACTTCAACTGGAATAAATGCACAATATAAATATGAAACCAATTATGATTTTCTTGTGAAGAAACAACAAATTGGAAAAAGCGGTATGATTGCATATACCTCTTGGTCTAGTGTTAATATGGCAGGAGGAATAGCCGCTTGGGCACTAGGCAAGGGAGAAGTTAAATATTTTGGTCAGATGAACGTGCTATGGAGCGCTATCAACATAGGAATAGCTATTCCTGGATTATTAGGTTCTTACAAAGCAGTAGATGCAAATGTTCCAACTGGAAAAATGATAAAGATGCAATATTCAAGTGAACAAACATTTCTTATCAACGGAGGACTTGACTTTTTATATGTTGGAACTGGGGCTTTTTTACGTGGAATAGCTAGTAAATATCCGAAACATCAAGATATGCTAAATGGTTATGGAGATTCATTTTTAATTAATGGAGCTTTTCTACTTTTCTTTGATTTTATTCAATATTTTCGCCATAGTCATCAACGAAAAAATGCCGATAATTTATTTTTAGATAAAATATCCTTAAGCGATACAGGAATAGGCTTAAAATACAGTTTCAACTAAAGAGTTCTATATTTTCTTACCAACAAACTGAATAATCAAATAAAGCATAAGTATTCCTATAGTTAAAGTAATCCAGACAGGGACACCTAAGGCAACAGGGATAATTCCTATAAATAAAGATATTAATCCAACGGTAATAGCATAAGGCATCTGTGTTTTTACATGCTGAATATGATTACAAGAACTAGCCATACTACTCAAAATAGTCGTGTCTGAGATAGGAGAACAATGGTCGCCCAACACCGAACCTGCTAAAACAGAAGCAATAGTTATATGTAAAATCATCATTTCTGAATAATTTGGATCATTCAATGCTACTGTATAAGACAATGGAATCACCAAAGGATACATCAGAGCCATAGTACTCCACGAAGAACCTGTCGAGAAAGAAATAAATCCAGATAGAATAAAAGTCAATGCTGGAATCACCCACGTATGCGAAAAATCAGCATCGAAGAAGGTTTGTAAATATTGAGCTGTAGAAAGTGCCTCAGTTGTACCTGCTAAAGACCATGCTAAAATTAAAATAATCATAGTAGATAGCATAGAATTAAATCCAACAACTACCGTTTCCATTGTGTCCTTTAGAGTCATTATTCGTGGAATCACAGTAAGTAAAATAGCTACACCTAAACCTGTTAAAGAAGCCCATAGCAAAGCTACAAATGAATTAGAATTACCTATAACCAATCCTAATTTGGTGAAAAAACTAGCGTACGAACCATCAGCCATCGTAATAGCGCTCCATGTTCCTTTACTAACATCCACCCCATTTGCAAGCATTTCTGTGTGCATAGATGACATTCCAGTATATAGCAAACCTACTAAAGTTCCAAATACAATGATAGCAATAGGAATAATTGCATTATATGATTTTGGTTTAACAGAATCTGCTGGCTCTAATTTTTGTAACTCAGAGCTTGATATAGTTTCTTCATTAATCCCTTCCTCTTTAGCTTTTACCTCAGCTTTATACATAGAGCCATAATCTCGCTGTCTATATATTAAAATAAACATAAATACAAGAGTAAATATTGAATAGAAAGCATATGGTAATGAGTTCATAAAAATACTATATGCACTTTCTACGAATTTAACTCCCTTAGCAGCTTCTATTTCTTTTACTCCATCAGAAATATACGTTAGCTCAGCTCCAATCCATGTAGTAATAAAGGCAGTAGCAGCCACAGGAGCAGCTGTAGAATCTACGATATAGGCTAATTTTTCACGTGATATTTTTAGTTTATCTGTAATAGGTCTCATCGTATTACCGACAACTAATGTGTTTGCATAATCGTCAAAGAATATGGCAATACCTAAGATATAAGCAGTCATCGATCCTGATCGGCGAGTTTTAGCAAACTTAGCCAAGTGACTCACCACTCCTCTCATACCACCATTTTTAGATATAACAGCTACAATAGAGCCAATGAGCATAGAGAATAAAATAACTGCTAAATGTTCTTCATTAAAAAGCGCATTCAAAATATAAGTATCCAACACAGATAGAAAAGCTGTAAAAAAGCCCGATGCTCCATCTGCATATACACCGATAATTGCAGCACCAACGAAAATACCTATAAATAATGAGGATATAACTTCTTTAAAAATGAGTGCCAACGCAATTGCAATTAAAGGAGGCAAAACAGATAACCATCCAGGTATTAAAAGTGGATAATTATAGGAAGTAGAACTATCTTTAAACTGAATCTTATCGTCTTTTAGCGTTATAGTTCCTTTATAGAAACCATCTCTTTCTATTAACGGTATTATTTCATTATTTAAGGTAATAACCTCCAATGTATCTTCCGTATAAACCCGAATATCTGTTGGGACATTTTTTAATACAACCTGTGGGAACTCAACTTGTGTAGCATAGACTGGACTATTAAAAACAAGCACCATTACAGTGATTAGTAGTAAAAAGTAATTTTTCATTGACACTAATTTCAGGTTTCGAATATAAGAATTATCACAATTTAACAGATTTTATCAATAGAAAATATTTGTAATAAGCACATAAGAATTTAATTTTTGTATTTTTGCACGAATTTATTCATTAAAATAAGTTCAAATGGCATTTCGAGACATAAACAGCATAAGAGAAGCACTAACATTTGACGATATCCTACTCGTCCCAGCTCATTCTGAGGTATTACCAAAAGATGTATCTTTGAAAAGCAGAATCTCCAAAAACATTACAGTAAATACGCCTATTCTTTCTTCAGCAATGGACACGGTTACAGAATCAGCCATGGCAATAGCTATAGCTCAAAATGGTGGAATTGGTGTAATTCATAAAAACATGAGCATCGAAGAACAAGCTTTTGAAGTTAGAAAAGTAAAACGTTCTGAGAGCGGAATGATTATAGATCCTATTACTTTAGATGAAAAAGCATTGGTAAAAGATGCTTTGGCTTTAATGAAAGAATATAAAATTGGAGGAATTCCTGTAGTAAACGAAAGTAAAAAGTTAATTGGAATCGTTACTAACAGAGATTTACGTTTTGAAAAAGCAAAAGAACGCCCAATTATTGAAGTAATGACAAAAGATCGATTGATTGTAACTACAGATTCAACCGATTTACATACGGCAGAAGAAATTCTCCAAGAACATAAGATTGAGAAATTACCTGTTGTAGATAAGGATTATAAGTTAATAGGCCTTATCACATACAGAGATATTATCAAAGTAAAAGAGCATCCAAATTCTTGTAAAGATGACTTAGGTCGCTTACGCGTTGCAGCAGCCGTTGGGGTTACAACTGATACCATGGAAAGAGTAGATGCCTTAGTAGCTGCTGGTGTAGATGCTATTGTGATTGACACCGCTCATGGGCATACGCAAGGCGTTGTTGAGAAATTAAAAGCAGTAAAAGCTAAACATAAAAATATCGACGTTATTGTAGGTAATATCGCTACTGGTGAGGCCGCTAAATTTTTAGTAGATGCTGGTGCTGACGCCGTGAAAGTAGGGATCGGACCTGGTTCTATTTGTACAACACGCGTAATTGCAGGTGTAGGTGTACCTCAAATTACAGCAATCAATGATGTAGCGAAAGCTCTACTTGGTACTAATATTCCAATTCTCGCTGACGGAGGTATTCGCTATACAGGAGATATTGTAAAAGCTATTGCTGCTGGAGCTGATGCTGTTATGCTAGGTTCTATGTTCGCTGGAACAGATGAATCTCCAGGAGATACTATTATATATCAAGGAAGAAAATTCAAAACATACAGAGGTATGGGATCTTTAGAAGCCATGGAAAAAGGGTCAAAAGACCGTTATTTTCAGGCAGATCAAGCTGATTCAAAAAAACTAGTTCCAGAAGGAATTTCAGGAAGGGTTCCATACAAAGGAAACGTAGAAGAAGTAGTATATCAAATCATTGGAGGATTACGTGCCGGAATGGGATACTGTGGAGCTAAAAATATCGAACATTTAAAAGGCGCAGAATTTGTAAGAATCACCAACGCCGGTATGGTTGAGTCGCATCCACACGATGTATCAATCACTAGAGAAGCACCTAATTATAGTATTAAATAACATTATCAAATCAATTATGTATTTTAAATTATTATTTTTTATTGCAGCTGGATTTATCTCCTTCCATGCGTTTACTCAAAAAGTAAAAGAACCTATTGTAATGACTATCGACGGAAATTCAATCACTAAAGAAGAATTTCTTCGAGTTTATCTTAAAAATAACGAGCACCCTAAATACGACCAAGCTTCTTTGGATGAATATATGGAGTTATTTAAAAACTTTAAACTAAAAGTAGCAGAGGCTGAAGCTTTAGGTTACGATACTCTACCTGCATTAGTTAAAGAATTAAAAGGGTACGATGAGCAGCTAGCAAAACCATACTTAATTGATTCTTCTAAAACTAATGATTTGGTCAAAGAAGCATACAACCGTATGAAATATGAAATCCGCGCTTCACATATTTTAATAAAAGTAGCTCCAAACGCATCTCCTGCCGATACATTAAAGGCATATAACAAGGCGATAGAATTAAGAAATAAAATTTTAAAAGGAGAAAATTTTGGAGATGTTGCAGCTCGCTTTTCTGAAGATCCTTCTGCAAAGGATAACAAAGGAGATTTAGGATTCTTTACAGTTTTTCAAATGGTATATCCTTTTGAATCTGCAGCTTACAGTCTAAAACAAGGAGAAATTTCTATGCCTATACGTTCTAGTTATGGATATCACTTAATACAATCAACTGACAAAAGAGATGCTAGAGGAACTATAACTGCCGCTCATATTATGATTGCTTTTACTAAGAATCCAGAAAGATCTGAAATAGAGCAGGCAAAAGCAAAAATCGACGAAGTCTATCAAAAACTTAAAGAAGGAGAACCTTTTGAGAAACTAGCTAGATTATACTCAGATGATCAGGGAAGTAAAAATAGTGGCGGACAATTGCCAGCATTTGGAACAGGTACTACCCAACGTATGATTGGAGTATTTGAAGACGCTGCTTTCGCCCTTAAAAATGACGGAGATTATTCAGAACCTTTCCAAACAGATTTCGGCTTTCACATTGTAAAACGTATAGAATATAAACCTTTAGATAGCTTTGAAAATTTACAAGCAGATATCTTACAAAAAGTAAAAAAAGGTGACCGTGGAAAATTGTCTGAAGAAGCATTCATTTCAAACCTAAAAAAAGCAAATAAGTTTAAAGACAATAGCAAAAAGAACTTAACTTGGTTCTATAACAACATTGACAGTACCATATTTACAAAAGGATGGAATGCTCCTACCCTATCAAAAAACAGCTGGTTATTCCAATACAATAAAAAGAAATATGATATGCAATCATTCTTAGATTATTTAGCAAATGGAACATACCGCAATAAAATGCCTATCCACTCCTTTGTAGATTACTATTATGAACAATGGCAATCTCAACAAATCATGAATGATGAAAAGGATAAATTAGTTGAAAAATATCCAAGTTACAAAGCTTTATTACAAGAATATCATGATGGTGTACTATTATATGAAATAATGAAAGACAAAGTTTGGGATAAAGCCATTAAGGACACCACAGGCTTGCAAGAGTTTTATAACAAAAATATCAGTAAATACCAATGGCCACAACGTGTGAAAGCTATTATTTATTCGTCTGATAAAAAAAGTATGGTTGAAGAAGCTAATAAACTAAGTGCTATAGATACTCTGACTATGAGCGATATCAAGAATCAAATCAACACCGATTCACAGTTAAATATTGCTGCAGAAGAAGGGAAGTATATCCAAAACAACAATAGTATTCTCTCTTCTGTAACATTAAAAGAAGGTGCTAATGAGATTTTCCAATCAGGGGATAAATACTACTTTATTATGGTAGAGGAAATTATACCCGCGGGACCAAAACAATTGAATGAAGCAAAAGGTGAAATTATTCAAGATTATCAAAAATATTTGGAAGATTCTTGGTTAAAAGAACTAAATCAAAAACATAGTGTTACAATTAATAAAGATGTTCTTTACAGTATAGGTGAATAATCTTTTACCATATCGATCTTTAAAGGTTGCTTTTTTAGGCAGCCTTTTTCTGTTTTTTACTTCTTGTACAAACGGAAATGATTATCCTATCTGCAAAATTGGTAATTCAGTTCTAACCATATCAGAATTAAATAAACGTATAGAACTTTATTACCCTAATCTAGAAGAAAATGAAGCTCAAAAATTGGCAATTGAGCAATGGGCAAATCAACAGCGAATTTTACTCGAGATGGAGGATAATATGCCTAAAGAACTCATGGAACAGAAAGTGAAATTAGATGAAGACCTTTTACAATTGAATCTATACACGCTTGAAAACAAATATATTAGCGAAAATCTAGATACTGTTATCTCAGAAAAGGCCATTCAAAACTATTATGATCAGCACCGAGACAATTACAAAAGAGAAAGCTATATAGTTCGTGCTCTTTACATGAAAATTCCAGATACCATCGCTAAAATCATT includes:
- a CDS encoding LptF/LptG family permease; the encoded protein is MLKILDRYIIKKYLVTFFFMLGVIMLLAMVFDLAERLTEFLEKGASIKAIIFEYYLNFVIYFGNLFSPLIVFVSVIWFTAKLAQNTEIIPMLNSGRPFRRILRPYMIGATILMLISLLLNHYVLPISNRARLAFEEDYYRNIRTVNDYFAEYPGHQIVYFDSYRSDMNRALGFIIEQRDEKDNLISILKASEAINTDSTNSWKLIGYHIRYIGNPNDKLVYPEISGQELDTVFPFKLNDMAQRESVAMTMGYKELKEFIRKEKLKGSAEIPFYEIELYQRTSFPFATYVLTLIGMAVSSKKSRGGIGANIAVGLFLAFTFIFAMKVFTVAAENVGFPAFIAVWIPNIIFGILGLFLYRLAPK
- the guaB gene encoding IMP dehydrogenase, which produces MAFRDINSIREALTFDDILLVPAHSEVLPKDVSLKSRISKNITVNTPILSSAMDTVTESAMAIAIAQNGGIGVIHKNMSIEEQAFEVRKVKRSESGMIIDPITLDEKALVKDALALMKEYKIGGIPVVNESKKLIGIVTNRDLRFEKAKERPIIEVMTKDRLIVTTDSTDLHTAEEILQEHKIEKLPVVDKDYKLIGLITYRDIIKVKEHPNSCKDDLGRLRVAAAVGVTTDTMERVDALVAAGVDAIVIDTAHGHTQGVVEKLKAVKAKHKNIDVIVGNIATGEAAKFLVDAGADAVKVGIGPGSICTTRVIAGVGVPQITAINDVAKALLGTNIPILADGGIRYTGDIVKAIAAGADAVMLGSMFAGTDESPGDTIIYQGRKFKTYRGMGSLEAMEKGSKDRYFQADQADSKKLVPEGISGRVPYKGNVEEVVYQIIGGLRAGMGYCGAKNIEHLKGAEFVRITNAGMVESHPHDVSITREAPNYSIK
- a CDS encoding peptidylprolyl isomerase — translated: MYFKLLFFIAAGFISFHAFTQKVKEPIVMTIDGNSITKEEFLRVYLKNNEHPKYDQASLDEYMELFKNFKLKVAEAEALGYDTLPALVKELKGYDEQLAKPYLIDSSKTNDLVKEAYNRMKYEIRASHILIKVAPNASPADTLKAYNKAIELRNKILKGENFGDVAARFSEDPSAKDNKGDLGFFTVFQMVYPFESAAYSLKQGEISMPIRSSYGYHLIQSTDKRDARGTITAAHIMIAFTKNPERSEIEQAKAKIDEVYQKLKEGEPFEKLARLYSDDQGSKNSGGQLPAFGTGTTQRMIGVFEDAAFALKNDGDYSEPFQTDFGFHIVKRIEYKPLDSFENLQADILQKVKKGDRGKLSEEAFISNLKKANKFKDNSKKNLTWFYNNIDSTIFTKGWNAPTLSKNSWLFQYNKKKYDMQSFLDYLANGTYRNKMPIHSFVDYYYEQWQSQQIMNDEKDKLVEKYPSYKALLQEYHDGVLLYEIMKDKVWDKAIKDTTGLQEFYNKNISKYQWPQRVKAIIYSSDKKSMVEEANKLSAIDTLTMSDIKNQINTDSQLNIAAEEGKYIQNNNSILSSVTLKEGANEIFQSGDKYYFIMVEEIIPAGPKQLNEAKGEIIQDYQKYLEDSWLKELNQKHSVTINKDVLYSIGE
- the tgt gene encoding tRNA guanosine(34) transglycosylase Tgt; protein product: MHFELIHQNKDTKARAGKLVTDHGVIETPIFMPVGTVGSVKGVHQFEVENEIKAQIILGNTYHLFLRPRTDILEAAGGLHQFINWNKPILTDSGGYQVYSMSSSRKINEEGVKFQSIVDGSYHFFTPERAIDIQRSIGGDIIMAFDECTPFPCDYQYAKDSMKMTHRWLDRCVQRMKETEPKYGYEQTLFPIVQGSVYKDLREESAKYIADTEAIGNAIGGLSVGEPEEQMYEFTEIVCDILPKERPRYLMGVGTPVNLLEGISLGIDMFDCVMPTRNARHGMLFTSQGIINIKNKKWEKDFSPLDPNGTSLVDQFYTKAYLHHLVKAKENLAIQIASIHNLAFYLALVKEARERILNDTFGEWKKQKVKILAERL